In Sphingobacterium zeae, one genomic interval encodes:
- the sucC gene encoding ADP-forming succinate--CoA ligase subunit beta: protein MNIHEYQGKQILKSFGVRVQEGIVADTPEQAVEAAKKMKEDYNSDWVVVKAQIHAGGRGKGGGVKLAKNLDEVKQRATDIIGMQLVTPQTGPEGKKVNKVLVAQDVYYPGESETKEFYMSVLLDRAKGRNIVMYSTEGGMDIEEVAEKTPHLIFKEEIDPKVGLQGFQARKIAFNLGLSGAAHKEMVKFVAALYKAYDSTDSSMFEINPVLKTSDDKILAVDAKVNLDENALYRHADYAAMRDVTEEDPTEVEAGESNLNYVKLDGNVGCMVNGAGLAMATMDIIKIAGGEPANFLDVGGTANAETVKAGFNIILKDPNVKAILINIFGGIVRCDRVAQGVIDAYSEIGNIPVPIIVRLQGTNAEEAKKLIDESGLQVYSAILLKEAAELVTKVLKG, encoded by the coding sequence ATGAACATTCACGAATATCAAGGAAAGCAAATACTAAAGAGCTTTGGTGTGCGCGTACAGGAAGGTATCGTAGCAGATACTCCAGAGCAAGCTGTGGAAGCGGCCAAAAAAATGAAAGAAGACTACAACTCTGATTGGGTTGTTGTCAAAGCTCAAATTCACGCTGGTGGCCGTGGTAAAGGTGGTGGTGTCAAGTTAGCTAAGAACTTAGATGAAGTCAAACAAAGAGCAACTGACATCATTGGTATGCAATTAGTAACGCCTCAAACTGGACCTGAAGGTAAAAAAGTAAACAAAGTTTTGGTAGCTCAAGACGTTTACTATCCAGGTGAGAGCGAAACAAAAGAATTCTACATGTCCGTATTATTGGACCGTGCTAAAGGACGTAACATTGTTATGTACTCTACAGAAGGTGGTATGGATATCGAAGAAGTAGCAGAAAAAACACCGCACTTGATTTTCAAAGAAGAAATCGATCCAAAAGTAGGCTTACAAGGATTCCAAGCACGCAAAATTGCTTTCAATCTTGGTCTTTCTGGTGCTGCCCACAAAGAAATGGTAAAATTTGTTGCTGCCCTTTACAAAGCATACGATTCTACAGATTCTTCCATGTTTGAGATCAATCCTGTATTGAAAACTTCTGACGATAAGATCTTAGCAGTTGATGCTAAAGTAAATCTTGATGAGAACGCTTTATACCGTCACGCAGATTACGCAGCTATGCGCGACGTAACTGAGGAGGATCCAACAGAAGTGGAAGCTGGTGAGTCAAACCTAAACTACGTTAAATTAGATGGTAACGTAGGTTGTATGGTAAATGGTGCTGGCCTGGCAATGGCTACCATGGATATCATTAAAATAGCTGGCGGTGAACCTGCCAACTTCTTAGATGTAGGTGGTACGGCAAATGCTGAAACTGTGAAAGCTGGTTTCAATATCATCTTAAAAGACCCTAATGTAAAAGCGATCTTAATTAATATCTTCGGTGGTATTGTTCGTTGTGACCGCGTAGCTCAAGGTGTAATTGATGCGTATAGCGAAATTGGCAACATTCCAGTTCCTATTATTGTTCGCCTTCAAGGTACTAATGCTGAAGAAGCGAAAAAATTAATTGATGAATCCGGTTTACAAGTCTATTCGGCAATCTTATTGAAAGAAGCTGCTGAATTAGTAACGAAAGTATTGAAAGGATAA
- a CDS encoding SRPBCC family protein, protein MKKIETSILIDATIEEVWQVLSEFKAYSQWSPTIKQFEKQPVVGERCKVLLQQPNGFKIKMNPKFLSINSIANCAGKEIYSFQVFLMASIILG, encoded by the coding sequence ATGAAAAAGATTGAAACGAGTATTCTCATTGATGCAACAATAGAAGAGGTTTGGCAGGTATTAAGTGAATTTAAGGCTTATTCCCAGTGGAGCCCAACAATCAAACAGTTTGAAAAGCAACCGGTAGTCGGAGAACGCTGCAAAGTGCTTTTACAACAACCAAACGGATTCAAGATCAAAATGAATCCAAAATTCCTGTCTATTAACAGCATAGCGAACTGCGCTGGAAAGGAGATTTATTCTTTCCAGGTATTTTTGATGGCGAGCATTATTTTAGGTTAG
- a CDS encoding LacI family DNA-binding transcriptional regulator has product MNKVNKPATIKEIAKKLKISPSTVSRALNDHPSIGLVTTMRVKKMAEELNYEPNQTAIFFKQRKTFTIAVILPSLSEPFFSFAISEIENVASEHRYTVLMGQSLDDPDREEQILKTFKNHRVDGILMSIGKKTTNLEFIEKLGASDIPVVFFDCVPSLPHINKVQSDLSTGMNEAVDAFVACGHKIIALVNGPKTLPASEDRKVAYLSAMKRNGMDIVDKNIIETDLSTEGNESAMESIFAMPERPSAIISFNDFVTLDLMKAARQKGLVLNQDIFFISYANYPLWQYMENPPMGRIEQFPGMQARKAAEILFDRIDNPEAPNQQIVFKSRLVM; this is encoded by the coding sequence ATGAATAAAGTGAACAAGCCTGCCACGATAAAAGAAATTGCCAAGAAGCTGAAAATCAGTCCTTCAACAGTTTCTAGAGCATTGAATGATCATCCGAGTATTGGATTGGTAACAACAATGCGGGTAAAAAAGATGGCCGAAGAATTGAATTACGAACCCAATCAAACAGCCATATTCTTCAAACAGCGCAAAACATTTACTATCGCTGTCATCTTGCCGAGTTTGTCTGAACCTTTTTTTTCTTTTGCTATCAGTGAAATTGAAAATGTTGCATCTGAGCACCGATACACTGTTCTAATGGGACAATCATTGGATGATCCTGATCGTGAAGAGCAGATCTTAAAAACATTTAAAAACCATCGTGTCGATGGAATTTTAATGTCTATTGGTAAAAAGACGACTAATTTGGAGTTTATCGAAAAATTGGGTGCTTCGGACATTCCGGTTGTCTTCTTTGACTGTGTACCTAGTTTGCCTCATATCAATAAAGTACAAAGTGACCTTTCTACTGGTATGAACGAGGCTGTCGATGCATTCGTAGCTTGTGGTCACAAAATTATTGCCCTTGTAAATGGACCGAAAACATTGCCCGCGAGTGAAGACAGAAAAGTGGCCTATCTATCTGCTATGAAGAGAAACGGTATGGATATTGTTGATAAGAATATCATCGAAACGGATTTGAGTACGGAAGGAAATGAAAGCGCTATGGAGAGTATATTTGCGATGCCTGAGCGACCTTCAGCGATAATATCTTTTAACGATTTTGTAACACTTGACTTGATGAAAGCGGCGCGGCAGAAAGGTCTTGTATTGAACCAGGATATCTTTTTCATCAGCTATGCAAATTATCCGTTATGGCAATATATGGAAAATCCACCAATGGGGCGTATTGAACAATTTCCGGGAATGCAAGCGCGCAAAGCAGCAGAAATCCTATTCGATCGGATAGATAATCCCGAAGCCCCAAACCAACAGATCGTCTTTAAGTCGAGGCTAGTTATGTAA
- a CDS encoding L-threonylcarbamoyladenylate synthase, whose amino-acid sequence MLIKIYNDNPNPKAIEQVVDILRRGGVIIYPTDTVYGIGCDITQQKAIERVCEIRGLKPEKANLSFICYDLTDISQYTKSFDTSVFRVLKKALPGPFTFIFNATTKVPKLLSSKKKTVGIRVPDNNIVREIVKQLGNPIVTASIHDEDEIIEYSTDPELIHEKYEDLVDAVIDGGYGDNVASTVVDVTEGTFDVIREGKGDLEQFL is encoded by the coding sequence ATGCTAATTAAGATATATAACGACAATCCCAACCCCAAGGCAATAGAACAGGTGGTTGATATTCTTCGACGTGGTGGTGTAATCATCTACCCTACCGACACCGTATATGGTATTGGCTGTGATATCACGCAACAAAAAGCCATAGAACGAGTATGTGAAATAAGAGGACTAAAGCCTGAAAAAGCAAATCTATCATTTATATGCTATGATTTAACAGATATTTCGCAATACACAAAATCCTTCGATACCTCCGTTTTCCGTGTATTAAAAAAAGCCTTACCTGGACCTTTTACTTTTATTTTTAATGCAACAACTAAAGTACCTAAGCTCCTAAGTTCCAAAAAGAAGACTGTGGGTATCCGTGTTCCAGACAATAATATTGTTCGTGAAATTGTCAAACAATTAGGCAACCCTATTGTGACAGCCTCCATTCACGATGAAGATGAAATTATTGAATACTCTACTGATCCTGAATTAATTCACGAGAAATACGAAGATCTAGTTGATGCTGTTATAGATGGCGGTTATGGCGATAATGTCGCATCTACCGTGGTCGATGTTACCGAAGGAACTTTTGATGTTATTCGTGAAGGAAAAGGTGATTTGGAGCAATTCCTATAA
- the lpdA gene encoding dihydrolipoyl dehydrogenase, whose amino-acid sequence MQYDVIVIGSGPGGYVGAIRCAQLGLKTAVIEKYSTFGGTCLNVGCIPSKALLDASEHYHNAAHNFDTFGISLNDLKVDMEKMIARKDDVIAQNTAGITFLFKKNKIDSFQGVGSFVDKNTIKITKADGSTEQITGKNVIIATGSKPTSLPFLPVDKKRIITSTEALNLKEIPKHLIVIGGGVIGLELGSVYARLGSKVSVVEFAKSIIGTMDAGLGKELQRVLKKSLGMEFYLGHKVTGASANGDVVKVTAEDPKGQEITLEGDYCIVAVGRTAYSEGLGLENIGITVEERGKKIPVNAHLETAVQGVFAIGDVITGAMLAHKAEDEGVYVAEYIAGQKPHIDYNLIPGVVYTWPEVASVGKTEEQLKDAGIKYKAGSFSFKASGRAKASGDTDGFVKVLADATTDEVLGIHMIGPRAADIIAEATVAMEYRASAEDIARICHAHPTYTEALKEAALAATANRAIHA is encoded by the coding sequence ATGCAATACGACGTAATTGTAATCGGAAGTGGTCCAGGTGGATATGTAGGAGCTATCCGTTGTGCCCAATTAGGATTAAAAACAGCTGTTATCGAAAAATATAGCACATTTGGTGGTACTTGTCTTAACGTTGGATGTATTCCTTCTAAAGCGCTTTTAGATGCTTCGGAGCATTACCACAATGCTGCGCACAATTTTGATACATTCGGCATCAGTTTGAATGACCTGAAAGTAGATATGGAAAAGATGATTGCTCGTAAAGACGATGTCATTGCACAAAATACTGCCGGTATTACCTTCCTATTCAAAAAGAATAAAATTGACAGTTTTCAGGGTGTAGGTTCATTTGTGGACAAAAACACGATCAAAATAACAAAAGCAGATGGTTCTACAGAACAGATCACTGGTAAAAATGTAATTATTGCGACCGGATCGAAACCAACTTCATTGCCTTTTTTGCCAGTTGACAAAAAAAGGATCATTACTTCTACAGAAGCACTTAATCTAAAAGAGATACCGAAGCACCTTATTGTCATCGGTGGAGGTGTGATTGGTCTTGAATTGGGATCAGTTTATGCCCGTTTAGGTTCAAAAGTTTCTGTTGTTGAATTTGCAAAATCCATTATCGGCACAATGGATGCTGGCTTAGGGAAAGAACTTCAGCGTGTTTTGAAAAAATCATTGGGAATGGAGTTCTATTTGGGGCATAAAGTGACAGGAGCTTCCGCTAATGGCGATGTCGTCAAAGTAACTGCAGAGGATCCGAAGGGACAAGAAATTACTTTAGAGGGCGACTATTGCATCGTAGCGGTTGGTCGTACCGCATATTCAGAAGGGTTAGGATTAGAAAATATTGGCATTACTGTAGAAGAAAGAGGTAAAAAAATACCTGTTAATGCACACCTTGAAACAGCCGTGCAAGGCGTCTTCGCTATCGGGGATGTAATCACTGGAGCGATGTTGGCCCATAAAGCTGAAGACGAAGGTGTATACGTCGCCGAATACATCGCAGGTCAAAAACCGCATATTGATTATAATTTGATTCCGGGCGTCGTTTATACGTGGCCAGAAGTTGCATCTGTCGGAAAAACCGAAGAACAACTTAAAGATGCTGGTATTAAGTACAAAGCAGGATCATTCTCTTTCAAAGCCTCTGGCCGTGCAAAAGCGTCTGGCGATACTGATGGTTTTGTAAAAGTACTCGCAGATGCCACTACTGACGAAGTATTAGGCATTCATATGATTGGTCCACGAGCCGCAGATATAATTGCTGAGGCTACGGTAGCCATGGAATACCGCGCATCTGCAGAAGATATCGCACGTATTTGCCATGCGCACCCAACCTATACAGAAGCACTCAAAGAAGCTGCGCTAGCAGCTACAGCAAATCGAGCAATACACGCTTAG
- a CDS encoding DUF3817 domain-containing protein, with product MLRIFRQIALWEAISTICLFFIAMPLKYLAGIPEAVKIAGSIHGFFVVIFVVMLIMSTVEYKWPILKAIKYFLASLIPIFGFWVELDLKKEIEGKRQKS from the coding sequence ATGTTAAGAATATTTAGACAGATTGCACTGTGGGAAGCTATTTCCACAATTTGCTTGTTTTTCATTGCTATGCCGCTGAAATATCTCGCAGGAATACCCGAAGCAGTCAAAATAGCAGGATCCATTCATGGCTTTTTTGTTGTTATTTTTGTCGTTATGCTAATTATGTCTACCGTAGAATACAAGTGGCCTATTTTAAAGGCTATTAAATATTTCTTGGCTTCTTTGATTCCTATTTTTGGCTTTTGGGTAGAATTGGATCTAAAAAAGGAAATTGAAGGAAAAAGACAAAAGTCTTAG
- a CDS encoding ABC transporter ATP-binding protein, translating into MLHAKGIHKAYGSLPILKGVDIAVEKGEIVSIVGASGAGKSTLLHIIGTLDRPEQGSVLINGVDVQKLSAKKLSAFRNEHIGFVFQFHHLLPEFTALENVCIPAFIHGKGRLEAEEKAKKLLALLGVSHRIDHKPAEMSGGEQQRVSVARALINDPSIILADEPSGNLDSENAAALHQLFFDLRDKFQQTFIIVTHNEELARISDRTIHMRDGLVV; encoded by the coding sequence ATGTTACATGCCAAAGGAATTCACAAAGCTTATGGGTCATTACCGATTTTGAAAGGTGTTGATATCGCTGTCGAAAAGGGCGAAATCGTTAGTATTGTAGGTGCATCGGGGGCTGGAAAAAGTACGTTGCTGCACATCATCGGTACTTTAGATAGACCCGAACAGGGGTCGGTTTTGATCAATGGTGTCGATGTCCAAAAACTGAGTGCTAAAAAATTAAGTGCTTTTCGAAACGAACATATCGGTTTTGTATTTCAATTTCATCATCTGCTGCCTGAATTCACTGCTTTAGAAAATGTATGTATTCCTGCTTTTATTCATGGAAAGGGAAGACTCGAGGCGGAAGAAAAGGCGAAGAAATTGTTGGCGTTATTAGGGGTTTCTCATCGTATTGACCATAAGCCTGCTGAAATGTCTGGTGGTGAACAGCAACGTGTCTCTGTGGCTCGTGCGCTGATCAATGATCCTTCTATCATTTTGGCAGATGAACCTTCAGGTAATCTAGACTCTGAAAATGCAGCCGCTTTACATCAATTGTTTTTTGATCTTAGAGATAAATTTCAGCAAACATTTATTATCGTTACGCACAATGAAGAACTTGCTCGCATTTCGGATCGAACGATTCATATGCGTGATGGGTTAGTCGTGTAA
- a CDS encoding plastocyanin/azurin family copper-binding protein has product MKKLFMIPAVAVALSIASCGGNSDKSEKSTSTEAATSTESQATETVPGIENVAISNSLSLEGNDQMKFDKDLFRVKAGEPVELSFKNAGTMPKESMGHNVVILKPGVDLPTFGAEAAAAAADEYIPKSALSSIVAHTKLLGPGETDKITFTLEKGVYTFICSFPGHYGVMQGKIVAE; this is encoded by the coding sequence ATGAAAAAACTTTTTATGATACCAGCAGTTGCAGTTGCTTTATCAATTGCCTCTTGCGGTGGAAACAGTGACAAGTCTGAAAAATCAACAAGTACAGAAGCGGCAACTTCGACAGAAAGCCAAGCAACAGAAACAGTACCTGGTATTGAAAACGTTGCTATTTCCAACAGCCTATCTTTAGAAGGTAATGATCAAATGAAATTTGACAAGGATTTATTCCGTGTGAAAGCTGGCGAACCCGTTGAATTATCTTTCAAAAATGCGGGTACAATGCCTAAAGAGTCTATGGGGCACAATGTAGTTATCCTAAAACCAGGAGTTGATCTGCCCACTTTTGGTGCTGAAGCTGCTGCAGCTGCTGCAGACGAATATATCCCAAAATCGGCTTTATCGTCAATTGTAGCCCACACCAAATTGCTGGGACCTGGAGAAACTGATAAAATCACGTTTACACTCGAAAAAGGAGTCTATACCTTTATCTGTAGCTTCCCTGGTCACTATGGTGTCATGCAAGGTAAAATTGTTGCAGAATAA
- the asnS gene encoding asparagine--tRNA ligase: MEHTRIKELLNATEFGKEVVVKGWVRTFRNNQFIAINDGSSINNIQAVVDFENTPEDILKRITTGAAVRVKGQLIASLGKGQKVEVKATEVSIIGDSDPEKYPLQPKKHSLEFLREIAHLRFRTGTFNAVFKVRNALAFAVHKFFQENDFVYMHTPIITGSDAEGAGEMFQVTTLDLKNPPRKENGDIDFKEDFFGKSTNLTVSGQLEGELGAMAFGNIYTFGPTFRAENSNTTRHLAEFWMIEPEMAFYELEDNMDLAEALLKYVIKYALETCPEEIEFLTNRLLEEEKSKPATERSELNLIEKLNFVLTNDFERVTYTDAVEILKRSKPNQKKQFKYLIDDWGADLQSEHERYLVEKHFKKPVILTDYPREIKSFYMKQNEPDAQGRNTVRAMDILFPGIGEMVGGSQREENLDRLLDRMAEVGIPAEEMEWFLDTRRFGSVPHSGFGVGFERLVLFTTGMTNIRDVIPFPRTPKNAEF, translated from the coding sequence ATGGAACACACAAGAATAAAGGAACTATTGAATGCCACAGAATTTGGCAAAGAGGTCGTTGTTAAAGGTTGGGTTAGAACTTTCCGTAACAATCAGTTTATAGCAATCAATGACGGTTCGTCAATCAATAATATTCAAGCAGTTGTCGATTTTGAAAATACACCTGAGGATATCTTAAAACGTATCACCACTGGAGCAGCAGTTCGCGTAAAAGGTCAGTTGATAGCATCGCTGGGTAAAGGTCAAAAAGTTGAGGTTAAAGCTACTGAGGTAAGCATTATTGGTGATTCTGACCCCGAAAAATATCCATTACAACCCAAAAAGCATAGCTTAGAATTTTTACGTGAAATTGCGCATTTACGTTTCCGTACCGGTACTTTCAATGCTGTATTTAAAGTGCGTAATGCTTTGGCATTTGCTGTACATAAGTTTTTTCAGGAAAACGATTTTGTCTACATGCACACACCGATCATCACAGGTTCGGATGCGGAAGGTGCTGGAGAAATGTTTCAGGTTACAACCCTGGATTTAAAAAACCCGCCACGCAAAGAAAATGGAGATATTGATTTCAAGGAAGACTTCTTTGGAAAATCGACGAACCTTACGGTATCGGGCCAATTGGAAGGTGAGCTTGGTGCCATGGCATTTGGAAACATCTATACGTTCGGTCCGACATTTAGAGCTGAAAACTCCAATACAACACGTCACTTAGCCGAATTTTGGATGATCGAACCCGAAATGGCTTTCTATGAATTAGAGGACAATATGGACTTGGCCGAAGCTTTGCTGAAATATGTGATTAAATATGCATTGGAAACCTGCCCAGAAGAAATTGAGTTCTTAACCAATCGTTTGTTGGAGGAAGAGAAATCTAAGCCTGCTACAGAACGCTCAGAATTAAATCTTATTGAGAAATTAAACTTCGTATTAACAAACGATTTTGAACGCGTTACCTATACCGATGCTGTTGAAATATTAAAGCGTAGCAAACCAAACCAGAAGAAACAATTCAAATATTTAATTGATGATTGGGGTGCTGATTTACAATCGGAACACGAACGCTATTTGGTTGAAAAACACTTCAAGAAACCTGTTATCTTAACAGACTATCCACGCGAAATCAAGTCCTTCTATATGAAGCAAAATGAGCCGGATGCGCAAGGAAGAAACACCGTCCGTGCCATGGATATTCTTTTCCCAGGTATTGGTGAAATGGTCGGTGGTTCGCAGCGTGAAGAAAATCTTGATCGTTTACTTGATCGTATGGCTGAAGTCGGTATTCCCGCAGAAGAAATGGAGTGGTTCTTGGATACACGCCGTTTTGGATCGGTACCGCATTCTGGATTTGGCGTAGGTTTTGAACGCCTCGTTTTATTCACGACAGGAATGACCAATATCCGCGACGTCATTCCATTCCCACGTACGCCGAAAAACGCAGAATTTTAA
- a CDS encoding HAD family hydrolase, protein MMFPEEKKVYVFELDDVIFSKKDYLLQVYYLFASFIEFTETVPAQADLIQFMKDHLERQGEDLLFECAQQAFGLDQKYKENFERLHVNAILPVRLQLFDHINILFRALKAEGKHICILTKGNPLEQLNKVKFVDWGEYENEVKVYFLDELIFRGIVPLDFLADEFTVEPSAIQFVD, encoded by the coding sequence ATGATGTTTCCAGAAGAAAAAAAGGTTTATGTTTTTGAATTAGATGATGTTATTTTCTCTAAAAAAGATTACCTACTCCAAGTCTATTACCTTTTCGCTAGTTTTATTGAATTTACTGAGACGGTTCCAGCTCAAGCAGATTTGATTCAATTTATGAAAGATCATCTCGAGCGCCAAGGAGAAGATTTATTGTTTGAATGTGCACAACAAGCCTTCGGACTGGACCAAAAATATAAGGAGAATTTTGAGCGGCTTCATGTGAATGCTATTTTGCCAGTGCGATTACAGTTGTTTGATCACATTAATATACTTTTTAGAGCGTTAAAAGCTGAGGGTAAGCATATCTGTATCTTAACAAAAGGAAATCCGCTCGAACAGCTCAATAAAGTGAAATTTGTGGACTGGGGCGAATATGAGAATGAGGTAAAAGTTTACTTTTTGGATGAACTTATTTTTAGGGGGATCGTGCCTTTGGACTTCCTTGCGGATGAGTTTACTGTTGAACCAAGCGCAATTCAATTTGTAGACTAA
- a CDS encoding acyl-CoA thioesterase translates to MNFYTRKWVKPEDLNPNGTLFGGTLLRWIDEEAVIYAIVQLGNPKVVTKFISEINFVSSAKQGDILELGIEAINFGTTSLTMRCEVRNKISKKTILSIEKLVFVNLDEDGNPAAHGRNSITYAYMGIEKTGRDD, encoded by the coding sequence ATGAATTTTTACACAAGAAAATGGGTCAAACCCGAAGACCTAAATCCTAACGGAACATTATTTGGAGGAACATTGCTGCGATGGATAGATGAAGAAGCGGTCATCTATGCTATCGTTCAACTTGGGAACCCAAAAGTAGTTACAAAATTTATTTCAGAAATAAACTTTGTAAGCTCAGCAAAACAAGGTGATATTCTAGAACTCGGCATTGAAGCTATCAATTTTGGAACAACATCCTTAACGATGCGCTGTGAAGTCCGAAATAAAATATCTAAAAAGACAATTCTATCGATCGAAAAACTGGTATTTGTAAATTTAGATGAGGATGGCAATCCCGCAGCTCATGGCAGGAATAGCATTACTTACGCTTACATGGGTATTGAGAAAACAGGAAGAGATGATTAA
- the lpdA gene encoding dihydrolipoyl dehydrogenase: MNYDIIVIGSGPGGYVAAIRAAQLGFKTAIIERESLGGICLNWGCIPTKALLKSAQVFEYLNHAADYGINVQGGEADFEAIVKRSRGVAEGMSKGIQFLMKKNKIDVINGTAKIKKGGKIDVKGADGSTKEYSAKHTILATGARSRELPNLPQDGKKIIGYRQAMTLPKQPKSMVVVGSGAIGVEFAYFYNAIGTKVTIVEFMDRIVPVEDEEISKQLEKSLKKQGISVLTKSEVQSVDTSGELSKVSIKTEKGVEVIEAEVVLSAVGIAPNIENIGLEEVGVKTDRGRVVVDDYYKTNIEGVYAIGDIVKGQALAHVASAEGITCVEKIKGLHVEPIDYNNIPGCTYCSPEIASVGYTEKAAKEAGYEIKVGKFPFSASGKASAAGAKDGFVKVIFDAKYGEFLGAHLIGANVTEMIAEVVVARKLETTGHEMIKTIHPHPTMSEAIMEACADAYGEVIHL; this comes from the coding sequence ATGAATTACGACATCATTGTAATCGGTAGTGGTCCAGGCGGGTATGTTGCTGCCATTAGAGCCGCTCAGTTAGGGTTCAAAACAGCGATTATTGAACGCGAATCATTAGGCGGAATCTGTCTAAACTGGGGCTGTATCCCTACAAAAGCATTATTGAAAAGTGCTCAGGTATTTGAATATTTAAACCATGCCGCTGATTACGGCATCAATGTTCAAGGTGGTGAGGCCGATTTTGAAGCTATCGTCAAAAGAAGTCGCGGAGTTGCTGAAGGAATGAGTAAAGGTATACAGTTTTTGATGAAAAAGAATAAAATCGACGTTATCAATGGTACTGCAAAAATTAAAAAAGGTGGTAAAATCGATGTTAAAGGAGCAGACGGTTCTACTAAAGAATATTCGGCAAAACATACTATCCTTGCGACTGGTGCACGTTCGCGTGAATTGCCTAATTTACCTCAAGATGGTAAAAAGATAATCGGTTACCGTCAGGCAATGACACTACCTAAACAACCAAAATCTATGGTTGTTGTAGGGTCTGGTGCTATCGGTGTCGAATTTGCTTATTTCTATAACGCTATTGGAACGAAAGTGACTATCGTCGAATTTATGGATAGAATAGTTCCTGTTGAAGATGAAGAAATTTCAAAACAATTAGAGAAAAGTTTAAAGAAACAAGGCATCTCTGTTTTAACAAAGTCTGAAGTTCAATCTGTTGATACATCAGGTGAGTTGAGCAAAGTTTCAATCAAAACCGAAAAAGGTGTAGAAGTGATCGAAGCTGAGGTGGTATTATCGGCTGTTGGTATTGCCCCAAATATTGAAAATATAGGATTAGAAGAAGTTGGTGTAAAAACAGATCGTGGACGTGTTGTAGTAGATGATTACTACAAAACCAACATCGAAGGCGTATATGCTATCGGAGATATCGTTAAAGGTCAAGCCTTGGCTCACGTTGCATCAGCAGAAGGGATTACTTGTGTTGAAAAAATCAAAGGGCTACATGTTGAACCGATCGATTACAACAACATCCCCGGCTGTACGTATTGTTCACCAGAAATTGCATCTGTAGGTTATACCGAAAAAGCTGCCAAAGAAGCTGGTTATGAAATTAAAGTTGGTAAGTTCCCTTTCTCAGCTTCTGGAAAAGCTTCCGCTGCAGGTGCGAAAGATGGCTTTGTAAAAGTTATTTTTGACGCTAAATATGGTGAATTCCTAGGTGCACACCTCATTGGAGCTAATGTAACAGAAATGATTGCGGAAGTTGTTGTTGCCCGTAAATTGGAAACAACAGGTCACGAAATGATTAAAACGATCCATCCTCACCCAACAATGAGTGAAGCGATCATGGAAGCTTGTGCTGATGCTTACGGTGAGGTAATTCACTTATAA
- a CDS encoding Crp/Fnr family transcriptional regulator translates to MLDQLFQDFFPISEASALKLFSNFERIELKRGEYLIKAGDYSSNLFVIESGLIRQYAWSKKGEFTQWIGTRNHFVTDLASFIFDRASIWNFQCISDCTVYRLSKSDYQRMESEIVEWNKFEKAFLAKCFCNMEQRISDFICLTAEERYVQYFEQHKSLFHQVPLQYIASVLGMSPETLSRIRTKISS, encoded by the coding sequence ATGTTAGATCAACTCTTTCAAGATTTTTTTCCTATTTCTGAGGCTAGTGCCTTAAAACTTTTCTCAAACTTCGAGCGTATTGAATTAAAACGAGGCGAATATCTTATCAAGGCAGGGGATTATTCTTCCAATCTGTTTGTGATAGAATCCGGATTGATCCGTCAGTATGCTTGGTCAAAAAAAGGAGAGTTTACACAATGGATAGGTACAAGAAATCATTTTGTGACAGATCTTGCTTCTTTCATCTTTGACAGGGCTTCCATATGGAATTTCCAATGTATTAGCGATTGTACGGTATACCGTTTGTCAAAGTCCGATTACCAGCGAATGGAATCCGAAATTGTGGAATGGAATAAATTTGAGAAGGCTTTTTTAGCAAAATGCTTTTGTAACATGGAGCAGCGAATCTCGGATTTTATTTGTCTAACAGCGGAAGAAAGATATGTCCAATACTTTGAACAGCATAAATCATTATTCCATCAAGTTCCTCTTCAATATATCGCCTCCGTGTTGGGTATGAGCCCAGAAACCTTGAGTCGTATTCGAACGAAAATAAGTTCTTGA